Proteins encoded together in one Canis aureus isolate CA01 chromosome 21, VMU_Caureus_v.1.0, whole genome shotgun sequence window:
- the LOC144292698 gene encoding olfactory receptor 10V1-like yields the protein MGDENQTIDIQFHFHPFSPILEIQILIFVAFLLMYIGSLTGNATIFLTVWAERSLHTPMYFFLANLAVLEIFYSSTVAPLALVNLLTMGRIPISFAGCGTQMFFFVFLGSADCILLGIMAYDRFVAIRKPLRYTLIMRWQLCAQLALGALVLGFILALQLTALIFHLPFCGHNRITHFYCDVLPILQLACGDTRMQEAMIFIVSVIILTIPFSLISISYVFIVGAILKIRSAEGRHKAFSTCSSHLTVVLLQYGCCSLIYLRPSSSYNPEMGRVVSVVYTFVTPVLNPLIYSMRNKELKDALNKVMKRHLLH from the coding sequence ATGGGGGATGAAAACCAAACCATAGACATCCAGTTccactttcatccattttcaccCATCCTGGAGAtacaaatacttatttttgtGGCTTTCCTGCTAATGTATATTGGCAGTCTCACTGGTAATGCCACAATCTTTCTCACTGTCTGGGCAGAGCGTTCACTCCACACTCCCATGTATTTCTTTCTGGCCAATCTGGCAGTTCTGGAGATCTTTTACTCTTCCACTGTTGCCCCTCTCGCTTTGGTCAACCTCCTGACCATGGGGAGAATACCCATCTCTTTCGCTGGCTGTGGCACACAGatgttcttttttgtctttctgggcAGTGCTGACTGTATCCTCTTGGGGATCATGGCTTACGATCGGTTTGTAGCTATTCGGAAGCCTCTGCGTTACACCCTCATCATGAGATGGCAGCTGTGTGCCCAGCTGGCTCTGGGAGCCCTGGTCCTTGGTTTCATTCTAGCCTTACAACTAACAGCTCTGATTTTCCATCTGCCATTTTGTGGCCACAACAGAATCACTCACTTCTACTGTGATGTACTCCCGATCTTGCAGCTGGCCTGTGGGGATACTCGAATGCAAGAAGCCATGATCTTCATTGTCAGTGTCATCATCCTCACCATTCCCTTTTCTCTGATCTCCATCTCATACGTCTTCATTGTGGGTGCCATTCTGAAGATCCGCTCTGCAGAGGGGCGGCACAAGGCCTTCTCCACCTGTTCTTCTCACCTGACTGTAGTTCTCCTCCAGTATGGCTGCTGTAGCCTTATCTATTTACGCCCCAGCTCTAGCtacaacccagaaatgggccGTGTGGTGTCTGTTGTCTACACTTTTGTCACCCCTGTCTTGAACCCCTTGATCTACAGTATGAGGAACAAGGAGCTGAAAGATGCATTAAATAAGGTAATGAAAAGACATCTGCTCCACTAG